In the uncultured Methanobacterium sp. genome, one interval contains:
- a CDS encoding CDC48 family AAA ATPase, whose protein sequence is MPDSGEIELRVAEALQQDVGKGMVRIDHELMTKIGASPGDIVEIIGKRNTGAIAGNSYPADVGLEIVRMDGLTRSNAGTSIGEMITLRKAQPRMANKVVIAPAAKGMRIMASGDIIKRNLMGRAVTRGDVLALVSPRRTKETLREFPGSEDIFREFFEATTPFSLGEIKFTVVSTNPAGLVRINDSTQVEVRPEAVEVMEKKVPDVTYDDVGGLKKEISKVREMIELPLRHPEIFDRLGIDPPKGVLLHGAPGTGKTLLAKAVASESGSNFVAINGPEVMSKFVGEAEKKIREIFEEAAENAPTVIFIDEIDAIAPKREEVTGEVERRVVAQILALMDGLKERGKVIVIGATNRPDALDQALRRPGRFDREIELRVPDREGRMEILEIHTRAMPLSDDVNISKLAETTHGFVGADLAALCREAAMNALRRVLPDIDLQEQRIAPEILDKLFVTSNDFIDSMKSISPSALREVFIEVPNVHWGDIGGLQELKESLKEVVEWPLSNISSFQRIGVQPSKGILLFGPPGTGKTLLTKAVATESKANFISVKGSEILSKWFGESERKIAEIFKKAKQASPCIIFFDEIDAIAPIRGSAAGEPRVTERMVNTILSEMDGLEELRGVVVIGATNRPDLMDPALLRPGRFDEVVLVPPPDENARKEILKVHVEHMALDDDVKIKELAKKTEGYTGADIEVLCRKAGMIALHEDMNIPKVSYRHFKAALKKINPSTTPKTREYYEQIARELGRGLEPKKVREEFPREVA, encoded by the coding sequence TTGCCGGATAGTGGTGAAATAGAGCTGAGAGTTGCTGAAGCACTTCAACAGGATGTTGGTAAAGGAATGGTGCGAATAGACCATGAGTTAATGACTAAAATCGGAGCATCTCCTGGTGACATTGTAGAAATAATAGGTAAAAGAAACACGGGTGCCATTGCTGGAAACTCTTATCCTGCAGATGTGGGGCTGGAAATCGTACGTATGGATGGGCTCACCCGTTCCAATGCGGGAACTTCCATTGGAGAAATGATCACTCTTCGTAAAGCACAGCCTAGAATGGCTAACAAAGTTGTCATTGCCCCGGCAGCTAAGGGAATGCGTATAATGGCCTCAGGAGACATCATCAAAAGAAACCTCATGGGAAGAGCAGTCACCAGGGGAGATGTGCTGGCATTGGTATCTCCTAGAAGAACCAAGGAAACCTTAAGGGAATTCCCGGGTTCTGAAGATATATTCCGGGAATTCTTCGAAGCCACCACACCTTTTTCTCTGGGTGAAATCAAATTCACCGTGGTATCTACCAACCCTGCTGGACTGGTGCGTATTAATGATTCCACTCAGGTGGAAGTTCGACCAGAAGCAGTGGAAGTTATGGAGAAAAAAGTCCCAGATGTTACCTATGATGATGTAGGTGGACTTAAAAAGGAAATATCTAAAGTCAGGGAAATGATAGAACTTCCTCTCCGCCATCCGGAAATATTTGACCGCCTGGGAATCGATCCACCAAAAGGTGTGCTCTTACACGGTGCACCGGGTACTGGGAAGACATTGCTCGCAAAAGCAGTTGCCAGTGAGAGTGGATCTAACTTTGTAGCCATTAATGGACCAGAAGTCATGAGCAAGTTCGTGGGGGAAGCTGAAAAGAAGATCCGTGAAATATTCGAAGAAGCAGCAGAAAACGCCCCCACAGTGATATTCATTGATGAAATCGATGCCATAGCCCCTAAACGAGAAGAAGTCACCGGTGAAGTTGAACGGAGGGTGGTGGCCCAGATACTGGCCTTAATGGATGGGCTGAAAGAACGGGGAAAGGTTATTGTCATTGGAGCCACCAATCGACCTGATGCCCTGGACCAGGCCCTACGCAGACCCGGACGGTTTGACAGGGAAATAGAGCTACGTGTCCCTGATCGGGAAGGACGAATGGAAATACTGGAGATACACACCCGTGCCATGCCCTTATCTGATGATGTGAACATCAGTAAACTGGCAGAAACCACTCATGGATTTGTAGGTGCAGATCTGGCTGCGCTCTGCAGAGAAGCAGCTATGAATGCTCTAAGAAGAGTTTTACCTGATATTGATCTGCAAGAACAGCGTATAGCTCCTGAAATTCTGGATAAATTATTCGTCACCAGCAATGATTTCATAGATTCCATGAAATCCATCAGCCCCTCTGCGCTTCGTGAAGTATTCATTGAAGTACCCAACGTCCACTGGGGAGATATCGGTGGACTACAAGAGCTCAAAGAAAGCCTGAAAGAAGTGGTAGAATGGCCACTGAGTAATATCTCTTCGTTTCAGCGTATTGGGGTACAACCCTCCAAAGGAATTCTTCTTTTCGGGCCCCCTGGAACTGGAAAAACATTACTCACCAAGGCAGTTGCCACAGAATCCAAGGCTAACTTCATATCAGTTAAAGGATCAGAAATTCTCAGCAAATGGTTTGGTGAATCAGAACGCAAAATTGCGGAAATATTCAAAAAAGCTAAACAGGCATCACCATGCATAATATTCTTTGATGAAATAGATGCCATAGCACCCATAAGGGGATCTGCAGCTGGAGAACCACGAGTCACTGAGCGTATGGTCAATACCATCCTCTCTGAAATGGATGGCCTGGAAGAACTGCGAGGAGTGGTGGTTATAGGGGCAACCAACCGACCAGATCTTATGGACCCCGCCCTGCTACGTCCTGGAAGATTTGATGAGGTGGTACTGGTACCTCCTCCAGATGAAAACGCACGAAAAGAGATTTTAAAGGTCCATGTCGAGCACATGGCACTGGATGATGATGTAAAAATTAAAGAACTAGCCAAAAAAACCGAAGGATACACAGGGGCAGATATAGAGGTTTTATGCCGCAAAGCGGGTATGATAGCACTCCACGAAGATATGAATATTCCAAAAGTATCTTATCGGCACTTTAAAGCTGCTCTAAAGAAAATAAACCCCTCAACAACACCTAAAACCCGGGAATATTATGAACAAATAGCCAGAGAACTGGGTAGAGGACTGGAACCTAAAAAAGTACGAGAAGAATTTCCAAGAGAAGTGGCCTAA
- a CDS encoding archease, with amino-acid sequence MDKKDTVNKFEFFDVTADVGFRACGKDMDEAFQNAALATFDVMTDTSKIKPTVKREILIEAEDEKALLYDWLSELLFLHDYEGLVFSRFAVITRQKDPETFILQGEIWGEKFNRASHEVRDEVKAVTFHLMEINKEEDKCTLQVILDT; translated from the coding sequence GTGGATAAAAAAGATACCGTAAATAAATTTGAATTTTTTGATGTAACTGCTGATGTGGGGTTTCGAGCTTGTGGCAAGGATATGGATGAAGCATTTCAAAACGCAGCCCTGGCCACCTTTGATGTCATGACTGACACATCCAAGATAAAACCCACAGTCAAACGAGAAATTCTCATTGAAGCAGAGGATGAAAAAGCACTTTTATATGATTGGCTCAGTGAATTATTATTTCTCCATGATTATGAGGGGCTGGTTTTCTCCAGGTTTGCTGTTATCACCAGACAGAAAGACCCTGAAACTTTTATTCTCCAGGGAGAGATATGGGGTGAAAAATTCAACAGGGCATCTCATGAAGTGAGGGATGAGGTTAAAGCAGTCACCTTCCATTTGATGGAGATCAATAAAGAAGAAGATAAATGCACTTTACAGGTGATTTTGGATACTTAA
- a CDS encoding DUF2927 domain-containing protein translates to MPYLVCEKCGGYYKLQEGESPDDFRDKCECGGDLKYSETLNIKSLNTGSFNNELTEDTAHCDGSENIYPTDDSDKCDPDDYSTNLPVGMDIKSPLHSSLFKGSNLFKICLLMAVMIILVVSMGLITHKSNSYGAFNFNVYEKYSDDEIATFLESEFSPNDYGNSYDLVGKWNINVVRIKVMGSPTSEDLKTLNKAINDINTNVKDFQLKIDDNNQFEPDMEIYFIPHSEFSMYSVNPSEVDGFALWKVSTNDIYGGNSAGEIYKARVFIGIDGLSQERRSHVIVHELAHGLGLHHNHNQNSVLCIDGPDLTEFSDVDKTMIRILYRKDILPDMSRSQVENILNNSRKSFL, encoded by the coding sequence ATGCCTTATCTGGTTTGTGAAAAATGTGGGGGATATTATAAACTTCAAGAAGGAGAATCCCCTGATGACTTTCGGGATAAGTGCGAGTGTGGTGGTGATTTAAAATATTCAGAAACACTGAATATAAAATCACTGAACACAGGATCATTTAACAATGAATTAACAGAGGATACCGCTCATTGTGATGGTTCTGAAAATATTTATCCTACTGATGATTCTGATAAGTGTGATCCTGATGATTATAGTACTAATTTGCCCGTTGGAATGGATATAAAAAGCCCATTACATTCTAGTCTATTTAAGGGTTCTAATCTATTTAAAATATGTCTTTTAATGGCAGTAATGATTATATTGGTTGTATCTATGGGTTTAATCACTCATAAAAGTAATAGTTATGGTGCATTCAATTTCAATGTCTATGAAAAATACAGTGATGATGAAATTGCCACGTTCCTGGAGAGTGAATTCAGCCCCAATGATTATGGTAACAGCTATGACCTGGTTGGTAAATGGAACATCAACGTGGTCAGAATAAAAGTTATGGGTTCACCCACCTCTGAAGATTTAAAAACCCTCAATAAAGCCATTAATGATATAAATACCAATGTCAAAGATTTCCAGCTTAAAATTGACGACAATAATCAATTTGAACCAGATATGGAGATTTACTTTATCCCCCATTCTGAATTCAGCATGTACTCAGTCAACCCTTCAGAAGTGGATGGTTTTGCCCTGTGGAAGGTAAGCACCAATGATATTTATGGTGGTAACTCTGCCGGTGAAATATACAAAGCCCGGGTCTTCATTGGAATCGACGGGTTGAGTCAGGAGCGACGTTCTCATGTTATCGTCCATGAACTGGCCCACGGTCTTGGATTGCACCATAACCATAACCAAAATAGTGTGCTGTGTATTGATGGACCAGACCTTACTGAATTTTCAGATGTGGATAAAACTATGATCAGAATACTTTACCGTAAGGACATACTTCCTGACATGTCCCGCAGTCAGGTGGAAAACATTCTAAACAATTCTAGAAAAAGCTTTTTATAG
- a CDS encoding glycosyltransferase family 39 protein, which translates to MSKFLYEWDSVNYALGFNVYNITQEQPHSPGYILYITLGKSVNYIFNDPNMTMICLAIVFTIFTAILIYFMAKELLGRKLSIVTGILFVFNPLIWFYGDIASIYIFEAFFSVLISYTSYKFFKGDEKFLYISAIALGLAGGFRIDIVEFLIPLWIFCIWHAKPSYKKILTGLILFGLSLLLWIIPTAISAGGIEQYLTILKSTSEAASCTSLLFGATIKEQLLNSGACMMWLLLGLSIMGTMAVLSFLAYPRQELISKFIFHLKKPVALFFLLWVGPALIFYLLIYVVKPGYILTCIPPIMIILAWIINRVANIINVEFPRISAKKALTLILTIYVLLNAIYFIYPFEIHNGEIWETSLNDMNTSQKVMFGLDVGFFYNTAKINANDENTQLHVENILNISSYDPSSTIIVVRDITREDEGFNWRKAMYYLPGYDIYYLFDGENSENTNSVVSWHGKDQHFTKSEGETLNITMNDSTMRIVWIMSNKTSFYQEVNDKFGVQTISLPNGLNIYYSDVGDQSNTSISDFIFKKD; encoded by the coding sequence ATGAGTAAATTTTTATATGAATGGGATTCAGTTAACTACGCACTAGGTTTTAATGTATACAACATCACACAGGAACAACCCCACTCTCCAGGCTACATTCTTTACATTACCCTCGGAAAAAGCGTTAATTACATCTTTAACGATCCCAACATGACCATGATATGTTTAGCAATTGTTTTCACCATTTTTACAGCAATTTTAATATATTTCATGGCAAAAGAACTTCTCGGGAGAAAATTGAGTATAGTTACTGGGATATTATTCGTTTTCAATCCACTCATATGGTTCTACGGAGATATAGCCAGCATTTACATCTTTGAGGCGTTTTTTAGCGTTTTAATATCTTATACTTCCTATAAATTCTTTAAAGGAGATGAAAAATTTCTTTATATCTCAGCCATTGCACTGGGTTTAGCTGGTGGTTTCAGGATAGATATAGTAGAATTTCTCATTCCCCTGTGGATATTCTGCATATGGCACGCCAAACCTTCATACAAAAAGATTTTAACCGGATTAATCCTGTTTGGTTTATCACTCCTTCTATGGATAATTCCAACTGCCATATCAGCTGGCGGTATCGAGCAGTATCTGACTATTCTAAAAAGCACTTCTGAGGCTGCAAGCTGCACATCTTTACTATTTGGTGCCACCATTAAAGAGCAACTCTTAAATTCAGGGGCCTGCATGATGTGGTTACTCCTAGGGCTAAGCATTATGGGAACTATGGCGGTTTTATCCTTTTTAGCTTATCCCAGACAAGAATTAATATCCAAATTTATTTTTCACCTCAAAAAACCAGTAGCCCTCTTCTTCTTACTGTGGGTTGGACCTGCCTTGATTTTTTATCTGTTGATCTACGTGGTAAAACCCGGATACATACTTACCTGCATTCCGCCCATTATGATCATCCTGGCCTGGATTATAAACCGGGTTGCAAATATTATAAACGTTGAATTTCCAAGAATATCTGCCAAAAAAGCTTTAACTTTGATATTGACAATTTATGTTCTTTTAAATGCAATTTATTTCATTTATCCATTTGAAATTCACAACGGTGAGATATGGGAAACATCCCTTAATGACATGAATACATCCCAAAAGGTCATGTTTGGTTTGGATGTGGGTTTCTTCTATAACACTGCTAAAATCAATGCCAATGATGAAAATACCCAGTTACATGTAGAGAACATACTTAACATCTCCAGTTATGATCCTTCCAGCACAATAATTGTTGTCCGTGATATAACCCGTGAAGATGAGGGTTTTAACTGGAGAAAGGCCATGTACTATCTTCCCGGCTATGATATTTACTATCTGTTTGATGGGGAAAATTCAGAAAATACAAACAGTGTTGTATCCTGGCATGGAAAAGATCAACACTTCACCAAATCTGAGGGTGAGACCCTGAATATAACTATGAATGATTCAACCATGAGAATAGTTTGGATAATGAGCAATAAAACCTCATTTTATCAGGAAGTCAATGATAAATTTGGAGTACAGACTATCAGCTTACCCAATGGCCTGAACATATACTACTCAGATGTGGGGGATCAATCTAATACAAGCATCAGCGATTTTATCTTTAAAAAAGACTAA
- a CDS encoding DUF362 domain-containing protein — MSIVSISRTSPETVVSDYQKLMNLAQYKETISPDVETILKLNLSWTLFYPACSTPPWELEGVLKTLQDDNFQDVVAVENQTVVTHPWKGAYFNKWLPLLKKYQREFQPLTDVKWTVYEPKSEMMVMDEIFGQVLVPEMFYGNNVIHFPTMKTHGHTTTTGSMKNAFGGLIPKYRHHAHKKIHEVLVDLLAIQKEIHPGIFTVMDGSVCGNGAGPRTMDPVIGNLILASGDSVAVDALAAKIMGFDPLKIDYIKMAHDKGLGMGDVDQLEIVGMDEQEIKNLNLKFQVSKSPVIKWDQRLRKKTMNIKWLHHLLFNSPIFKTFIFASGFYHDRLWYPTTGKKNINEFKKTDWGHMFDKYEYGEFPEFKEVKEWNPY; from the coding sequence ATGTCAATAGTATCCATTTCAAGAACATCACCAGAAACCGTGGTCTCAGATTATCAGAAATTGATGAATTTAGCACAATACAAGGAAACAATATCTCCTGATGTTGAAACCATACTTAAACTGAACCTTTCATGGACACTCTTTTATCCTGCCTGTTCCACACCACCATGGGAGCTGGAAGGGGTTTTGAAAACGTTGCAGGATGATAATTTCCAAGATGTGGTTGCTGTTGAAAACCAGACTGTGGTAACCCATCCATGGAAGGGGGCCTATTTTAACAAATGGTTACCCCTCCTTAAAAAATATCAAAGGGAATTTCAGCCCCTGACCGATGTTAAATGGACGGTTTATGAACCAAAATCAGAGATGATGGTTATGGACGAGATATTTGGTCAGGTCCTGGTTCCTGAGATGTTCTACGGGAACAATGTAATACACTTCCCAACAATGAAAACCCACGGACACACCACCACCACCGGATCAATGAAAAACGCTTTTGGTGGTTTGATTCCAAAATACAGGCACCACGCTCATAAAAAGATCCATGAAGTCCTGGTTGATTTACTCGCTATCCAAAAAGAGATCCACCCCGGAATTTTCACGGTGATGGATGGATCAGTTTGTGGGAATGGTGCAGGACCGCGTACCATGGATCCGGTTATAGGCAATCTTATATTGGCCAGTGGAGATTCAGTTGCAGTGGATGCTCTTGCTGCTAAAATAATGGGATTTGACCCACTTAAAATAGATTACATTAAGATGGCCCATGATAAAGGCCTGGGAATGGGAGATGTGGATCAACTGGAAATTGTGGGCATGGATGAACAGGAAATAAAAAACCTTAACCTCAAATTCCAGGTTAGTAAAAGTCCAGTCATAAAATGGGATCAGAGGCTGCGTAAGAAAACCATGAACATAAAATGGTTGCATCACCTACTTTTCAACTCACCCATTTTCAAAACATTCATCTTTGCCTCAGGATTTTATCATGACCGCCTATGGTACCCCACAACAGGTAAAAAAAATATAAATGAATTCAAAAAAACAGACTGGGGACATATGTTTGATAAATACGAATACGGGGAGTTCCCAGAATTTAAAGAAGTAAAAGAATGGAATCCATATTAA